A single region of the Cucumis melo cultivar AY chromosome 3, USDA_Cmelo_AY_1.0, whole genome shotgun sequence genome encodes:
- the LOC103502627 gene encoding metallocarboxypeptidase A-like protein ARB_03789 isoform X1, with the protein MGRPFYSFFSSLWITFFFFFTSFMCLFVTADDPDRLTPINHDLYHSSVDLMKEIEALVHRHPDKLTIETMKSKNKGYAAEIPVVTYRRGRNNIDDTSKFRILLSFGQHGRELITTEVALRILLILSEEHLLPHMDRASLNNTLDKLVIKVVPMENLNGRRLVEGGDLCERRNGRGVDLNRNWSVDWGKKEKDYDPYEENPGFAPFSEPETQIMRKIALRFDPHIWVNVHSGMEALFMPYDHKNTTPDGEIAQQMKLLLEELNHLHCHSRCMIGSGGGSVGYLAHGTATDFMFDKARVPMAFTFEIYGDEAASSKDCFRMFNPTDPNTFNRVLSDWSAAFFTIFKMGPEYLDETEFHPKSNVDKLVSIDEYLEGYLIERSSRYGKKREVFDLGMQEMRTYFRLFLLSSVLLMFMFCSRISKNKFTRPLVSAISI; encoded by the exons ATGGGTCGCcctttctattcttttttttcttccttatggatcaccttcttcttcttcttcacatctTTCATGTGTCTTTTCGTTACTGCTGATGATCCCGATAGATTAACTCCAATCAACCACGATCTTTATCATTCTAG TGTTGATTTGATGAAGGAGATAGAAGCTTTGGTCCATCGACACCCAGATAAGCTGACT ATAGAGACAATGAAGTCCAAAAATAAGGGCTATGCTGCAGAGATTCCAGTTGTTACATATCGCCGTGGAAGGAATAACATTGATGACACCTCAAAATTCCGGATACTTCTT AGTTTTGGACAGCATGGAAGGGAGCTCATAACAACAGAAGTTGCACTAAGAATTCTCTTAATCTTGAGTGAAGAACATTTGTTGCCCCACATGGATCGAGCTTCCTTAAACAACACACTTGATAAGCTTGTCATTAAG GTGGTGCCAATGGAAAACTTAAATGGGCGAAGGCTTGTCGAGGGTGGGGATTTATGTGAAAGAAGAAATG GGAGAGGTGTTGATTTGAACAGGAATTGGAGTGTCGATTGGGGTAAAAAGGAAAAG GATTATGATCCTTATGAGGAAAATCCTGGATTTGCACCTTTCAGCGAACCCGAAACTCAAATTATGCGAAAAATTGCCTTAAGATTTGATCCACATATATGGGTCAATGTGCACTCTGGAATGGAG GCTTTATTCATGCCTTATGACCACAAAAACACAACTCCTGACGGTGAAATTGCTCAACAAATGAAACTTCTGCTTGAAGAGCTGAATCATCTCCATTGCCACAGCCGCTGCATGATAGGATCTGGCGGAGGTTCTGTCGG GTATCTGGCACATGGGACAGCCACAGATTTCATGTTTGACAAGGCTCGAGTTCCTATGGCTTTCACATTTGAG ATATATGGAGACGAAGCTGCCTCATCAAAAGACTGCTTTAGAATGTTCAATCCCACGGATCCCAATACCTTCAAC AGGGTGCTTAGCGATTGGTCTGCTgcattttttacaatatttaagATGGGTCCCGAGTATCTTGACGAAACTGAGTTCCATCCAAAGAGCAACGTAGACAAGCTGGTGTCCATTGATGAATATCTTGAAGGTTACTTGATTGAGAGAAGTAGCAGATATGGAAAGAAGAGGGAGGTGTTTGACCTAGGGATGCAAGAGATGAGAACTTATTTTAGGCTATTTTTGTTGTCATCAGTTTTATTGATGTTCATGTTTTGTTCTAGAATTTCTAAAAACAAGTTCACCAGACCACTTGTTTCTGCCATTTCCATTTGA
- the LOC103502627 gene encoding inactive metallocarboxypeptidase ecm14 isoform X2, with translation MKEIEALVHRHPDKLTIETMKSKNKGYAAEIPVVTYRRGRNNIDDTSKFRILLSFGQHGRELITTEVALRILLILSEEHLLPHMDRASLNNTLDKLVIKVVPMENLNGRRLVEGGDLCERRNGRGVDLNRNWSVDWGKKEKDYDPYEENPGFAPFSEPETQIMRKIALRFDPHIWVNVHSGMEALFMPYDHKNTTPDGEIAQQMKLLLEELNHLHCHSRCMIGSGGGSVGYLAHGTATDFMFDKARVPMAFTFEIYGDEAASSKDCFRMFNPTDPNTFNRVLSDWSAAFFTIFKMGPEYLDETEFHPKSNVDKLVSIDEYLEGYLIERSSRYGKKREVFDLGMQEMRTYFRLFLLSSVLLMFMFCSRISKNKFTRPLVSAISI, from the exons ATGAAGGAGATAGAAGCTTTGGTCCATCGACACCCAGATAAGCTGACT ATAGAGACAATGAAGTCCAAAAATAAGGGCTATGCTGCAGAGATTCCAGTTGTTACATATCGCCGTGGAAGGAATAACATTGATGACACCTCAAAATTCCGGATACTTCTT AGTTTTGGACAGCATGGAAGGGAGCTCATAACAACAGAAGTTGCACTAAGAATTCTCTTAATCTTGAGTGAAGAACATTTGTTGCCCCACATGGATCGAGCTTCCTTAAACAACACACTTGATAAGCTTGTCATTAAG GTGGTGCCAATGGAAAACTTAAATGGGCGAAGGCTTGTCGAGGGTGGGGATTTATGTGAAAGAAGAAATG GGAGAGGTGTTGATTTGAACAGGAATTGGAGTGTCGATTGGGGTAAAAAGGAAAAG GATTATGATCCTTATGAGGAAAATCCTGGATTTGCACCTTTCAGCGAACCCGAAACTCAAATTATGCGAAAAATTGCCTTAAGATTTGATCCACATATATGGGTCAATGTGCACTCTGGAATGGAG GCTTTATTCATGCCTTATGACCACAAAAACACAACTCCTGACGGTGAAATTGCTCAACAAATGAAACTTCTGCTTGAAGAGCTGAATCATCTCCATTGCCACAGCCGCTGCATGATAGGATCTGGCGGAGGTTCTGTCGG GTATCTGGCACATGGGACAGCCACAGATTTCATGTTTGACAAGGCTCGAGTTCCTATGGCTTTCACATTTGAG ATATATGGAGACGAAGCTGCCTCATCAAAAGACTGCTTTAGAATGTTCAATCCCACGGATCCCAATACCTTCAAC AGGGTGCTTAGCGATTGGTCTGCTgcattttttacaatatttaagATGGGTCCCGAGTATCTTGACGAAACTGAGTTCCATCCAAAGAGCAACGTAGACAAGCTGGTGTCCATTGATGAATATCTTGAAGGTTACTTGATTGAGAGAAGTAGCAGATATGGAAAGAAGAGGGAGGTGTTTGACCTAGGGATGCAAGAGATGAGAACTTATTTTAGGCTATTTTTGTTGTCATCAGTTTTATTGATGTTCATGTTTTGTTCTAGAATTTCTAAAAACAAGTTCACCAGACCACTTGTTTCTGCCATTTCCATTTGA
- the LOC103502629 gene encoding pentatricopeptide repeat-containing protein At5g42310, chloroplastic, which produces MLLLSPLPLSTRFPATHLSSPAVFLHHHNPHITTTHLSFSFISAAAAATSSSVVTCYTSSDNLEFDVFEDDPVSLQSRRYDFTPLLDFLSRSSAYPKSDSDTDSEVEFDFTLNSGSDSDTASPTSLDPTEFQLAEAYRAVPAPLWHSLLKSLCSSSSSIGLGYAVVSWLQKHNLCFSYELLYSILIHALGRSEKLYEAFILSQKQTLTPLTYNALIGACARNNDLEKALNLMSRMRQDGFQSDFVNYSLIIQSLTRTNKIDIPILQKLYEEIESDKIELDGLLLNDIILGFAKAGDPNRALYFLSMVQASGLNPKTSTFVAVISALGNHGRTEEAEAIFEEMKEGGLKPRIKAFNALLKGYARKGSLKEAESIVSEMEKSGLSPDEHTYGLLVDAYANVGRWESARHLLKQMEARNVQPNTFIFSRILASYRDRGEWQKTFEVLREMKNSNVKPDRHFYNVMIDTFGKFNCLDHAMETYDRMLSEGIEPDVVTWNTLIDCHRKHGYHDRAAELFEEMQERGYLPCPTTYNIMINSLGEQEKWDEVKILLGKMQSQGLLPNVVTYTTLVDIYGHSGRFNDAIDCLEAMKSAGLKPSATMYNALINAFAQRGLSEQAVNAYRVMISDGLRPSLLALNSLINAFGEDRRDMEAFSILQYMKENDVKPDVVTYTTLMKALIRVDKFDKVPAVYEEMILSGCTPDGKARAMLRSALRYMKRTLSL; this is translated from the exons ATGCTTCTTCTTTCACCATTGCCACTCTCCACTCGCTTTCCTGCAACTCATTTATCTTCTCCCGCCGTCTTCCTCCACCACCACAACCCCCATATTACAACAACCCATCTCTCATTTTCCTTCATCTCCGCCGCCGCTGCAGCCACCTCCTCCTCCGTTGTCACTTGTTACACTTCATCCGACAACCTCGAGTTCGACGTTTTCGAAGACGACCCAGTTTCCCTTCAGAGTCGCCGATACGACTTCACTCCTCTCCTCGACTTCCTTTCCCGGTCTTCGGCCTATCCCAAGTCCGATTCCGATACCGATTCGGAAGTGGAATTTGACTTTACTTTGAACTCTGGTTCTGACTCTGATACAGCTTCTCCGACCTCCCTCGACCCCACCGAGTTTCAGCTTGCTGAGGCCTACAGGGCCGTCCCGGCGCCTCTCTGGCACTCTCTGCTTAAGTCTCTTTGctcttcttcctcttcgatTGGGCTAGGTTATGCGGTGGTTTCGTGGCTTCAGAAGCATAATTTGTGTTTCTCTTATGAATTGCTTTACTCGATTCTCATTCATGCACTTGGCCGCTCTGAGAAGCTCTATGAAGCTTTTATTCTCTCCCAGAAGCAAACCCTAACGCCCTTAACGTATAATGCTCTCATTGGTGCTTGTGCTCGCAATAATGATTTGGAGAAGGCTCTAAATTTGATGTCTAGGATGCGACAGGATGGTTTCCAATCTGATTTTGTCAACTATAGTTTGATAATTCAGTCGCTTACCCGCACGAATAAGATTGATATCCCAATCTTGCAAAAGCTTTACGAAGAGATTGAGTCTGATAAAATTGAGCTCGATGGGCTGCTCCTTAATGATATCATATTGGGCTTTGCGAAAGCTGGAGATCCCAACCGAGCTCTGTATTTCTTGTCCATGGTACAGGCGAGTGGTTTAAACCCCAAAACTTCTACGTTCGTTGCGGTTATTTCTGCATTGGGAAATCATGGACGGACAGAGGAAGCCGAGGCTATATTTGAGGAAATGAAAGAAGGTGGATTGAAACCAAGAATTAAGGCTTTCAATGCACTTCTTAAAGGTTATGCTAGAAAGGGTTCTCTTAAAGAAGCAGAATCTATTGTTTCAGAGATGGAAAAGAGTGGATTATCACCGGACGAGCACACATATGGTCTTCTCGTTGATGCTTATGCAAATGTGGGCAGATGGGAAAGTGCTAGGCATCTGTTGAAACAAATGGAAGCTAGAAATGTACAGCCAAATACCTTTATTTTTAGTAGGATTTTAGCTAGTTATCGAGACCGTGGCGAATGGCAGAAAACATTTGAAGTTTTGAGGGAAATGAAGAACAGTAATGTCAAACCCGATAGGCATTTTTACAACGTCATGATTGATACTTTCGGGAAGTTCAATTGCCTTGATCATGCGATGGAAACATATGACCGGATGCTCTCTGAGGGGATTGAACCAGATGTTGTTACTTGGAACACACTTATAGATTGTCATCGTAAGCACGGATACCACGACAGGGCTGCAGAATTGTTCGAGGAAATGCAGGAGCGTGGTTATTTACCTTGCCCCACAACATACAATATTATGATCAACTCATTGGGCGAGCAGGAAAAGTGGGACGAGGTGAAAATCTTGTTAGGAAAGATGCAGAGTCAGGGGTTACTTCCCAATGTGGTAACATACACTACACTTGTTGATATATATGGACATTCAGGGAGGTTTAACGATGCAATTGACTGCTTGGAGGCCATGAAGTCTGCTGGGTTGAAACCCTCCGCGACAATGTATAATGCCTTAATCAATGCCTTTGCTCAAAGA GGTTTGTCAGAGCAGGCAGtaaatgcatatagagttatgaTATCAGATGGATTAAGGCCCAGTCTCTTGGCTCTTAATTCATTGATCAATGCATTTGGCGAAGATAGGAGAGACATGGAAGCCTTTTCAATCTTGCAATACATGAAGGAAAAT GATGTGAAGCCTGATGTTGTCACATATACAACACTTATGAAAGCTTTGATTCGTGTTGACAAATTTGACAAG GTTCCGGCTGTGTATGAAGAGATGATTTTGTCTGGATGTACTCCTGATGGAAAGGCTAGAGCCATGTTGCGATCTGCCCTCAGATACATGAAGCGTACACTAAGCTTGTAG